Proteins found in one Corynebacterium freneyi genomic segment:
- the metX gene encoding homoserine O-acetyltransferase MetX, whose translation MNITLPPEGRPGYVQIGDVTTEAGATIPDVTVAFERWGRLNADASNVILLQHALTGDAHASGPCDDDHPTPGWWNGMIGSGRALDTDEYCIICTNVIGGCRGTTGPSSEHPDGGAWGSRFPAISVRDTVTVERMALKKLGIESVVAVIGGSLGGARTLEWSLMHPDEVGRALVLCVGARASAWQIGIQSAQIQFIENDPAWHGGDYYGTGERPVHGLGFARRVAHLTYRGELELDDRFGAAAQPGENPLGPMRTTDRFQVESYLDHQADKLAARFDAGSYVVLTDTLNRHDIGRGRGGMNDALASSTVPTMVAGVDTDILYPFHQQEHLARNLGNCMGLETIESAVGHDGFLTEFERVDGIVRKFLAAPV comes from the coding sequence ATGAACATCACTCTCCCGCCCGAAGGTCGGCCCGGGTACGTCCAGATCGGCGACGTCACCACGGAGGCCGGCGCCACCATCCCGGACGTCACCGTCGCCTTCGAGCGGTGGGGACGCCTCAACGCCGACGCATCGAACGTCATCCTGCTGCAGCACGCCCTGACCGGCGACGCCCACGCCTCGGGTCCGTGCGACGACGACCACCCGACGCCGGGCTGGTGGAACGGCATGATCGGTTCCGGCCGGGCATTGGACACCGACGAGTACTGCATCATCTGCACCAACGTCATCGGCGGCTGCCGAGGCACCACCGGACCGTCGTCGGAGCACCCGGACGGCGGCGCATGGGGTTCGCGCTTCCCGGCCATTTCGGTGCGCGACACCGTCACCGTCGAACGCATGGCCCTGAAGAAGCTCGGCATCGAATCGGTCGTGGCGGTCATCGGCGGCTCACTGGGCGGCGCCCGCACCCTGGAGTGGTCGCTGATGCACCCCGACGAAGTCGGCCGCGCCCTGGTCCTGTGCGTCGGCGCCCGCGCCAGCGCCTGGCAGATCGGCATTCAGTCCGCGCAGATCCAGTTCATCGAAAACGATCCCGCCTGGCACGGCGGCGACTACTACGGCACCGGCGAACGCCCCGTCCACGGCCTCGGCTTCGCCCGCCGCGTCGCCCACCTGACCTACCGCGGCGAACTGGAACTCGACGACCGCTTCGGCGCCGCCGCCCAACCCGGCGAAAACCCCCTCGGCCCGATGCGCACCACCGACCGCTTCCAGGTGGAAAGCTACCTGGACCACCAGGCGGACAAACTCGCTGCACGCTTCGACGCCGGCTCCTACGTGGTGCTCACCGACACCCTCAACCGCCATGACATCGGCCGGGGCCGCGGCGGCATGAACGACGCCCTGGCCTCCTCGACGGTGCCCACCATGGTCGCCGGCGTGGACACCGACATCCTGTACCCGTTCCACCAGCAGGAACACCTGGCCCGAAACCTCGGCAACTGCATGGGCCTGGAAACCATCGAATCGGCCGTCGGCCACGACGGCTTCCTCACCGAATTCGAACGCGTCGACGGCATCGTCCGGAAGTTCCTCGCCGCCCCGGTCTAG
- a CDS encoding DUF1707 SHOCT-like domain-containing protein translates to MNESSRRDVQPADESPRLSDADRSAAMEALADHLAAGRLDVDEFDARSALVVAAICDVDLVPAFRGLGGPPAETAPDPEMARIRTRGRLVEGLDWFGVALAVVLGVLFMVTGWAPPAVAMVSIVVCSIGGRIVLDFGEDSEYEALKKADRRRRIERIEGADDRPAGE, encoded by the coding sequence ATGAACGAATCGTCTCGCAGGGATGTCCAGCCCGCCGATGAATCGCCGAGGTTGTCCGACGCGGATCGGTCGGCTGCGATGGAGGCTTTGGCCGATCATCTCGCCGCCGGGCGTTTGGACGTCGACGAGTTCGATGCCCGCTCGGCGCTCGTCGTCGCGGCGATCTGTGACGTCGATCTGGTGCCGGCGTTTCGGGGGCTCGGAGGGCCTCCCGCCGAAACGGCGCCCGACCCCGAAATGGCGCGCATTCGCACCCGCGGGCGTCTCGTCGAGGGGCTCGACTGGTTTGGCGTGGCCCTTGCCGTCGTTCTCGGCGTGCTGTTCATGGTCACGGGCTGGGCCCCGCCGGCGGTCGCCATGGTGTCCATCGTGGTGTGTTCCATCGGTGGACGCATCGTCCTCGACTTCGGCGAGGACTCCGAATATGAGGCTCTGAAGAAGGCCGACCGCCGCCGGCGCATCGAACGCATCGAAGGCGCCGACGATCGGCCGGCCGGCGAGTGA
- a CDS encoding TetR/AcrR family transcriptional regulator: MTRNSATTRELILDATTALLATRGAEHATVRKVASAAELSPGAVQHHFSTRDQLIVAAYEHTAASFRKTLEATLATIDSPTERLRAACHLLAGCADDSDHTRAATAAWLAFAGLAATDGPAAPGYRESWQLVEDDLAAAVGDREEAALLLSMLDGIAVARLTEPTRMTAQRGRDLIDRQLARMPAGSFSAEDR; this comes from the coding sequence ATGACCAGGAACTCCGCAACTACCCGAGAGCTGATCCTCGACGCCACGACCGCCCTGCTCGCCACCCGGGGCGCGGAGCATGCCACCGTACGCAAGGTCGCCTCGGCGGCGGAATTGTCGCCCGGCGCGGTGCAGCACCACTTCTCCACACGCGACCAGCTCATCGTCGCCGCCTACGAACACACCGCCGCATCATTCCGGAAAACCCTCGAGGCGACGCTCGCGACCATCGACTCTCCCACCGAACGCCTCCGCGCTGCCTGCCACCTGCTGGCCGGCTGCGCCGACGATTCGGACCACACGCGGGCGGCGACCGCGGCCTGGCTGGCCTTCGCCGGATTAGCCGCCACCGACGGCCCGGCGGCCCCCGGGTACCGGGAATCGTGGCAGCTCGTGGAAGACGATCTCGCCGCCGCCGTGGGCGATCGGGAGGAGGCGGCGCTGCTGCTCTCGATGCTCGACGGCATCGCCGTGGCCCGCCTCACCGAACCGACGCGAATGACGGCGCAGCGGGGCCGCGATCTCATCGATCGTCAGCTCGCGCGGATGCCCGCCGGGAGCTTCTCCGCCGAAGATCGTTGA